One Thermodesulfobacteriota bacterium DNA segment encodes these proteins:
- the hgcB gene encoding mercury methylation ferredoxin HgcB: MRYLSNTVSLRFDAGGCTGCGSCLEVCPHNVFARQGQRVALAARDNCMECGACALNCPTGAIQVKAGVGCAYAIIRGILTGSEPSCDCSPPAGPTASPCC; this comes from the coding sequence GTGAGATACCTGAGCAACACCGTGAGCCTGCGCTTCGACGCCGGGGGCTGCACCGGTTGCGGCAGCTGTCTAGAAGTTTGCCCCCATAACGTCTTTGCCCGGCAGGGGCAGCGTGTCGCCCTGGCGGCCCGCGACAACTGCATGGAGTGCGGCGCCTGCGCTCTTAACTGCCCCACCGGCGCCATTCAGGTGAAAGCGGGAGTCGGCTGCGCCTACGCCATCATCCGCGGCATTCTTACCGGCAGCGAGCCGTCCTGTGACTGTTCCCCTCCGGCCGGC
- the hgcA gene encoding mercury methylation corrinoid protein HgcA, with protein sequence MQPLDLPKAPARRQDAATCCGASSAPLSSRHPDDALPPPWVVGEQQTPLGQVPRISTVLTRADWLGAIRSRISAFRMAYRVSAGLYAVGSPGANAEVFVSANYKLSFDELRRHLAGLDAWVLVLDTRGINVWCAAGKGTFGTEELVRRVQATGLAGLVSHRRLILPQLAAPGVKAREVKARTGFIAQFGPVRAADIPAYLAAGCRKTPAMATVHFPWRDRLVLTPMEILPAMKLFPLYGLAVLLVFGLQPQGILFAAAWSGGWPFLLLGAATIGAGAFLAPMLLPLLPFRSFAVKGWLAGLATAVATGTLLGERLTPHPALSVVVYLLYPLLASYITLQFTGSTTFTHMSGVKKELRYALPVYLGGAALSALLLGTFKLAEWGIWSS encoded by the coding sequence ATGCAACCCTTGGACCTTCCAAAGGCACCGGCGAGGCGACAGGATGCGGCCACCTGCTGCGGCGCGTCCAGCGCCCCGTTGTCGAGCCGTCACCCGGACGACGCATTACCGCCCCCCTGGGTCGTCGGAGAGCAGCAAACGCCCTTGGGCCAAGTGCCTCGGATCAGCACCGTTCTCACTCGGGCCGATTGGCTGGGGGCCATTCGCTCCCGGATCAGTGCCTTCCGTATGGCCTACCGGGTGTCGGCAGGACTCTACGCCGTGGGCTCGCCGGGCGCCAACGCCGAGGTCTTCGTCTCGGCCAACTACAAGCTCTCCTTCGACGAGCTACGTCGGCATCTGGCCGGTCTCGACGCCTGGGTGCTGGTCTTGGACACCCGGGGGATCAACGTATGGTGTGCGGCCGGCAAAGGCACGTTCGGCACAGAGGAATTGGTCCGGCGGGTGCAGGCCACGGGGCTGGCAGGCCTGGTCAGCCACCGGCGGCTGATCCTCCCGCAATTGGCCGCACCAGGAGTCAAGGCTCGAGAGGTCAAGGCCCGCACCGGCTTTATCGCGCAATTCGGACCGGTACGAGCGGCCGATATCCCAGCTTATCTTGCGGCTGGCTGCCGAAAGACCCCAGCCATGGCCACAGTCCATTTCCCGTGGCGAGATCGGTTGGTACTGACCCCTATGGAAATCCTGCCGGCCATGAAGCTCTTTCCCCTTTATGGCCTGGCGGTGCTCCTGGTCTTCGGCCTCCAGCCCCAGGGCATCCTGTTCGCCGCCGCCTGGTCCGGTGGCTGGCCGTTCTTGCTCCTGGGCGCGGCAACGATCGGCGCCGGCGCGTTTCTTGCCCCCATGCTATTGCCCCTCCTGCCCTTCCGGTCCTTTGCCGTCAAGGGCTGGCTGGCTGGCCTGGCAACAGCCGTCGCCACCGGGACCCTTTTGGGTGAACGTCTCACCCCGCACCCCGCGCTGAGCGTTGTGGTCTACCTCCTCTACCCTCTCCTGGCCTCGTACATCACCCTTCAGTTTACAGGCTCTACGACCTTCACCCACATGTCCGGGGTGAAGAAGGAGCTCCGATACGCCCTGCCGGTCTACCTGGGTGGTGCCGCATTGTCCGCCCTGTTGCTGGGGACCTTTAAGCTCGCGGAATGGGGAATCTGGTCATCGTGA
- the hgcC gene encoding HgcAB-associated protein HgcC has product MPRNRGQLQPEAVRQADGCQVEAIVGIDGRGQIVLPKELRARAGIQAGDRLAVTAWRKDGGICCISLTRVEQLSEMVRNSLGPVLKDLL; this is encoded by the coding sequence ATGCCCAGAAATCGTGGCCAGCTGCAGCCAGAGGCCGTCCGCCAAGCCGATGGCTGCCAGGTCGAAGCCATCGTCGGCATCGATGGGAGGGGGCAGATCGTGCTGCCCAAAGAGCTGCGGGCCCGGGCCGGCATCCAGGCCGGAGACCGGCTGGCCGTGACGGCTTGGCGCAAAGACGGAGGGATCTGCTGTATCAGCCTCACCAGGGTGGAACAGCTCAGCGAGATGGTGAGAAACAGCCTCGGTCCCGTGCTCAAGGATCTCTTGTAA